From a single Podarcis raffonei isolate rPodRaf1 chromosome 10, rPodRaf1.pri, whole genome shotgun sequence genomic region:
- the GGA1 gene encoding ADP-ribosylation factor-binding protein GGA1, with translation MEPGMEAETLESRINRATNPLNKDLEWDSINAFCDQLNKELEGPPLATRLLAHKIQSPQEWEAIQALTVLEACMKSCGKRFHDEVGKFRFLNELIKVVSPKYLGSRTPEKVKSKILELLYSWTLGLPHEVKITEAYQMLKKQGIVKCDPKLPDDAPFTLPPPRPKNVIFDDEEKSKMLARLLKSSHPEDLRAANKLIKEMVQEDQKRMEKISKRVNAIEEVNNNVKLLTEMVNNYSKGETTESSEDLMKELYQRCERMRPMLFRLASDTEDNDEALAEILQANDNLTQVINLYKQLVKGEEINGETAAGCLPGSTSALLDLSGLDMPTTSPSYPALPSFSSGGSATSVPEQTSSVSLLDDELMSLGLNDPATPSAQGTDNSGWNNFQSSDSPELGAPPVPPTPVGKADAGPPATTPPAAASGMDDLDLLGKTLMQQSLPPESLQVRWEKQPPPRLTLRDLQNKSTSSPAVNTSSALPLFPSLSSNPPAPLPLSSEQPAPAAVPRGPPTPSGATLPTAGLPASTSPLEISLTNVTVPLESIKPSNILPVTVYDQHGFRVLFHFAKDSLPDRPDVLVVVISMLSTAPLPIRNIIFQSAVPKVMKVKLQPPSGTELPAFNPIVPPTAITQVLLLANPQKEKVRLRYKLTFTMADRTYNEMGDVDQFPPPESWGDL, from the exons ATAGAGCTACCAACCCTCTGAACAAGGACCTGGAATGGGACAGCATTAATGCTTTCTGTGACCAGCTCAATAAGGAACTAGAGGG CCCACCGCTTGCCACTCGACTTCTAGCTCACAAGATCCAGTCACCCCAAGAATGGGAAGCCATTCAGGCTCTTACG GTTCTGGAGGCCTGTATGAAAAGCTGTGGCAAACGTTTCCATGATGAAGTAGGCAAGTTCCGCTTCCTTAACGAGCTCATCAAGGTGGTGTCGCCCAAG TATCTAGGAAGCCGGACCCCAGAGAAAGTGAAATCCAAGATCTTGGAGCTGTTGTATAGTTGGACGTTGGGCCTGCCTCATGAAGTGAAGATTACAGAGGCCTATCAGATGCTGAAAAAACAAG GGATTGTAAAATGTGACCCCAAGCTGCCGGACGATGCCCCCTTCACGCTGCCTCCTCCCAGGCCAAAGAATGTCATCTTTGATGATGAAGAGAAGTCCAAG ATGCTGGCTCGCCTGCTCAAAAGCTCCCACCCTGAGGATCTCCGGGCTGCCAACAAACTTATCAAAGAGATGGTTCAGGAG GACCAAAAGcgaatggagaagatctccaagaGGGTGAACGCCATCGAGGAGGTGAACAACAATGTGAAGCTCCTGACCGAGATGGTGAATAACTACAGCAAAGGGGAGACGACCGAGAGCAGCGAGGACCTCATGAAA GAGCTGTACCAGCGTTGTGAGCGCATGAGGCCCATGCTTTTTCGGCTTGCTAGTGATACAGAGGACAACGATGAGGCACTAG CGGAAATTTTGCAAGCCAATGACAACCTGACACAAGTGATCAACCTGTACAAGCAGCTTGTGAAAGGAGAGGAGATCAATGGTGAGACTGCGGCTGGTTGTCTCCCAG GCAGCACTTCAGCACTTCTGGATCTATCCGGACTCGACATGCCAACCACGAGCCCCTCCTACCCAGCCTTACCAAGCTTCTCAAGTGGTGGCTCAGCAACTTCTGTGCCAGAGCAGACCAGCTCCGTCTCTCTGCTGGATGACGAGCTCATGTCATTAG GGCTTAATGATCCAGCAACTCCCTCAGCCCAGGGTACAGATAACAGTGGCTGGAACAATTTTCAG TCTTCCGACAGCCCTGAACTTGGCGCACCCCcagtcccacccaccccagtgggGAAAGCTGATGCTGGACCACCTGCTACGacacctcctgctgccgccagcgGCATGGATGACCTGGATCTGCTGGGCAAGACTTTGATGCAACAGTCTCTTCCCCCGGAGTCTCTGCAAGTCAGATG GGAGAAGCAGCCCCCGCCACGGTTGACACTGCGCGACCTCCAAAACAAGAGCACTTCCAGCCCAGCTGTGAACACCAGCAGCGCCCTGCCTCTCTTCCCGAGCCTCTCTTCAAACCCTCCTGCCCCCTTGCCCCTGTCCTCCGAGCAGCCAGCACCTGCCGCAGTCCCTCGGGGGCCCCCAACACCTTCTGGAGCCACGCTCCCCACAGCGGGTCTCCCTGCTTCCACATCCCCCCTGGAAATCTCACTGACAAACGTCACGGTGCCTCTGGAATCCATCAAACCAA GCAACATCCTGCCGGTGACAGTGTATGACCAGCACGGATTCCGTGTCCTTTTCCACTTTGCCAAGGACTCTCTGCCTGACCGGCCTGATGTGCTAGTAGTGGTCATCTCCATGCTCAGCACAGCCCCCTTGCCCATTAGGAACATCATCTTTCAGTCTGCCGTCCCCAAG GTGATGAAAGTGAAGCTGCAGCCACCCTCGGGGACAGAGCTCCCGGCATTCAACCCTATTGTGCCCCCCACTGCAATCACCCAGGTCCTCCTGCTTGCTAACCCACAGAAG GAGAAAGTAAGACTACGATACAAGCTGACCTTCACCATGGCCGACCGAACCTACAATGAAATGGGCGACGTGGACCAGTTCCCCCCTCCAGAGTCATGGGGCGACCTTTag